Part of the Tamandua tetradactyla isolate mTamTet1 chromosome 11, mTamTet1.pri, whole genome shotgun sequence genome, TGTTATCACAGTTgatgattttgtcaaatgttttgcCACCATAACAGCCTCCAACCTCACTGCCCATCCAATAAGCTAATGCCaatatattttggattttgatGTGAACGTCTGTTTTGATGGAAATCTAGCCCAACTCTGCCAACAAAGGGCAGTGATGCTAGAGGCACAGCCGGCTTTAAGGAGCCTATCACCGAAGGCCCTCCGACACTCGCTCCCAAAGAGAGGCGGACCAAAAGATACAGAGTCGTTTTGtttaatgaaaaaagaacaaGGCAGATGAGAGTCTGGTGGAACAGTCAGGCCACAAGGCAAGGACCCCACTCTCGGTGCTCCTTGCATCCTCCCTCTCTACCCCAGGCTCTGCCCCGCCCCAGAACACCAACAGAAATGGTGCCTGGGTCCTTGGCACCATCAGACAGAGGTCCACTCTGAACTTCAGGTTCACTCGATGCTCTGCAGCAGGCGGAGGGCTTGGCAGAGGTGCTGGCGGGTGGCAGGGGCACAGCCGTGGCTCCACAGAACGCCCAGTGGGTAGGAGACTCCTGGCCGGCCTTGTTCCCAAAGCGTGAGCAGCAAATGCTGACCCTTTCCGCTCAGCACCAAACGAGCCTGGTCTCCGCTGAAGCTGACCTGCCCAGGTGTGGGGTTGCAGCGAGGGCTCAGTCAGGGTCAGCCCCCGCCCTGGCCCTCtggggaaaggcacatgggaacCTAGAAGGAGAGCCCCCTGGGATGAATCTTTGTGCCCGCCCCACCCATCGGGGCCTGCAGCCACGCACTGTCCtgaacagatggggaaactgaggccaaatgGAGACACCCTTCCCATCTCCCAATGAGAATCCCTACTTTCCATCCAGTTCTGAACCCTTTGTACTGGCTCAGTGACCTTGGGACTCTCAAGCCCTCTGAAGGGTGGACCCCCAGTCGCCAAGCGAGGCCATTGGGCGCCATCCCTCCCTAAATTACGGGAGCCCGGCTCAGGCCAGGCCGAGCAGATTATCAGGCGCCCATGTCCTGGTTTgaacagaattttctttttaaagtaaaatttaaaaaataaaatgacaaagaaagtATTCCAtaatatttctttgaaatctgTCTCAGGACTGGCTATGATTTCTCAGAAATCTTTATCACTGCTTGGGGAAAAGAAATCTAACTTAAAAGCGATTTTCCAATGCAATGACCCTTTACCAATATCACATTTAACTGCACACAAAGATGACCCCAAATTGCATTTTGCCGccaattcaacattctttctttgcAGTGTTGCATTTTTCATGTGCAAGATAacgcctttttctttctttctttctctctctctctttttttctctccttctctctttctttctttctttctttccttcctccctccctctccctctcccttccttcctttctttctttcaggaaGTGAAGTCTCCTGGGGGCCCCCGAAAGCTGCCCATGGAACCAGCCTACCTGTACCGTCCTGTTGCTGAAGATGAGCAGGACGGCTGGCTTGGAGATGAGGAAGCGCagcaggcaggggctggggcccaGGGGCCGGGTGGGCATGGGGAGGGGTCCCTCCTGTGGGACCCCATGGGACGATCAGAGCCCCGGTGGGTCCCCACCTGCCCAGCCCCGGCCTGGCCCCACCCCGGCCCTTCCAGCCTCACCTCTCGAAGCCGCTGCTGCAGGTACTGCAAGACCAGACGCAGGATGGCCAGCTTGGCAGCCAGTGTGGCCGGCACGTCCCCCAGTGGGAAGGTTTGCAGCCTCCTGCGGTGGGGCATATAGCAGACCTGGCTGGGTGGTGAGGGCACGGGGCAGTGTCGGCCTTTGGGGCCTCTGTCCTGGGCATCCCCTGCCCGTGGACTCCTTCCCACCCAGCTACGCCCCCTCGGACAGTGGTCTGCTCTCTGAAACTCAGCTTCTCCTCTTGGGAGGCTTTGTCTCCATACTGAGATCTCAAGTAGCCCCCAAGCCCGCCCTTTCTACCGTCTCCCTTTCGTGGTAGCTGCTGCACCGTCCTTCTGACCTTCAATCTAAACCTAGAACCCAGCCCCTGTCATCCCTCTGAGGGCACCACCCATGTCCAGGCCACCACTGCTGCCTGCCTGGACTACTGCAGCCACCTCTTCACTGGTTCCTGACTCACTCCTGCTTCCTCACCACAACCCAGAAGATGATAGAAAAAATGAGGGTCAGACTTCTCTTCTCCTGCCCTAAAGCCTCAGGGGGACTCCTAGTCTCTCTGTCCTCCCCctggctctctcagcttccttGATTTCCCTATACTATCGATCCCACCTCtgagcctttgcacatgctgttccctctggtAGCAATGCTGTTTCCAACAGGCACTTTTCGTTGTCTGTGTCTTACCTCAACCTCTGCACAGAGGCTTCCCAACCATACTATTGACAGTCCTCTCTCCCCCAACCTGCTGCCTCACCTTGTTCGTTACCTTCAGGAGAGTCACACCTGCAATCGCTCAGTCGCTCATAGTGTAGCGTCTGACTCCCCCACCAGGAGATGTTCAcagcaggtgttcaataaataattgaGGAACGAGTGAAGGGAGGGGACAGGGGCCTCAGAGCTTACCCGTCTGGGGGACACAGGGACATATGGGTGCCATCTCTGAACAGAACACCACTGCCCCCATCTGACAGCTGGTAGCCGAAGCCATACTTGCTGGAATAATCCACCCACTGAGAGGCCCAGAGGATGGGCTGCTGCTCCCCTGGGGGGTCCTGCAGAGCTGCAGACAGAGAAAATGAAGGTGAACTAAGCCAGGAGTGGGGTATAAGGGGCCGAGGGAGGCTTGGTGGCTTTCAGGGTGGAAGAGCAGACAGAAACTGTGTAGAAAAAAGTCTGAGCAATAGAAAACTCACTCTTGCCCCGTCTGGGAGGTATAGGGATCTTGGGCTGTCTCTGGAGATCTCAACAACACTataaggtttttattttatttttaaaatgtattaacagATAAAAATTGCCCAGTGAGATGTAAAATGCTGGCAGGTTTTATATGTCAATTTATGGGACCCAGTTATTCAATCTGACACTAAGGCAGGTACCCCTGGAGGGATTTCGTATGATGGGGTTACAATCTGCAGCATTTTAGTTTAAGCGAAGGAAACCACCCTCGGTAACCAGGGTGGGCCTCATGCAATCAGTTGAAACGCCTTCAGAGCAGAATTGAGGTTTCCctgaaggaagaagaaattccaCCCATGATGGCAGCTTCCACTCCCGTCCGAGAGCTTTCCACTCGAGAGCTTCCCCCCTGAGGGTTTCCCACATGCCAGCTCCACAGCCCCGGAGCCCATTCCTGGAACAAAATCCCTTTTATTTATGTGGAAGCAAATCCCACTGGTTCTGTTGTCCTGGGAGAATCCTGACTGGCACCAGAAGTCTCTCACAAGTCCAGACTCATCCCCCATCGTGAGATGAGCCttgctttacagatgaggaaactgaggcacagaagggtCAAGTGCTTTGCCTGAAGTCACCACACCAAGAAGCCCCCCGAGCCCAGCCCCCTGCTCCCCAGGGCAGCCCCGGAAATACCCAGGAAGGGACTGGATGGCACAAGGAGAAGTTCCCTTGGATTTTAAGAGAAAGGTGGCCTCTGTGTGCGGGCTGGGGCCGCACCTGGGGGACCGGTGTCCAGGCAGAGCTGCAGGCTTCTGATGGCCGCCTCCACCTCCGGCCAGGGGCTCCCCTCGGGccctggggagacagatttgtggcggggaggggggcagggagagaTGGGGGCACCGACAGGCCTTGGGCTTTGTCAAccagccctgccccagcctcctgCAGCCAGGGAAGCCTTAGTATTAACCAGAAGGATTCGAGACATTGCACCCAGAAGCTAAAGCTGGagtgcggggtggggtggggtgcgggACCATGGAAAGCAGGGATCGTCACTCCCCCCCCACCCACAGCCCCGGCCGGGGACCCCCACTCACCGGCTGGCTCTCGCCTGAGAGTCCCTTGTGTGAGGAGGTGGATGGGGGACTCAGGGCGGGGGGCCCTCCTTTCAGACGGGGAGTCCTTTGGAGAGAACAGCAGTGCCGAGGGGTGACCTGAGAGGGTGAGGGGCTCTGATCTCCCTTGTGCACCGCCCACCACCCCCGACCCAGGATGGttcctggcctctccctctgCCAGGAAGCCTCCCCAGCCTGCAGAAGGACCTGATTTCATCTTCGAAGGCAGCCTCGGAGCATCTCAAAGGCATACAGCTGGCATTTAATACATGTAGatggaatgaatggatggatgggatTGGGGTGGCTTCGCCTGGGAGAGCCGCCAGGTGGGGAGACTGAGCTGGTCACAGATGGGGCCCACCCCAACGGGGGAAGGCAGGATCAGAGAGCAGGGTCTGGGGCTTGGGGTGCCAGAGGGGTCGGGGCCTCTGCCCAGGGATCCAGGACAGCCAGCATGGGGGAGGGGGCTTTAGAAGTGGCCAAAGTAGTGCCCCGGGGGTATTGGGAGCCCCCAGGCCCCCCGCCATTTCTCACCTCACTGCCCCACTCGATGGAGTCAGATTCCAGGCCCCCTGCTGGTCTTGGGGCCTCTTCGGGAATGGAGGGGCCTGGAGGAGGGAGCAGGGCATTTAGGGAGCAGGACCTCGGCCCCCTCCCATGCAGGATAGGTAGGCACTTGCCACCCACCTGGGCCGTGGATGTGGGGAAGGTGTGGGGCAGGTGGCGGCGAGGTATGCACAGGTGTGTGAGGTGGGAGAGGTGGCAGGGAAGTAGGGGCAGGTGGGAGCagcacgggggtgggggtggggtcgggAGGGGTGGGACAGGGGCGGACAGGTGTGCAGGCAGGTGAGGTACTCACAAGTTGGCCGGCATTGGGGCAGCATCAGCCGGCCCACCTTCCTGAAAAGCCGGCCCAGAGGCTGGGGGATGGCGAAGATGGGTGAACTGCGGCAGGAATAGGGGGGCAGCCGGGCCGGAGTGAAGCCCTTCAGAGGGGGACACTGGGAGGTCAGCACCGGGCGCAGGTTGCCCAGCTCCCGGCCCTGGCTCCTGAGTGgccagaccccccccccccccatggctTTTCCTCAGCCATGGCTGAAAAGTCCCCGAGGAATCAGGCACCCAAAGTCACACCCAAGGCTGCGTGGGCACAGCGGGACCAGCCCCGGATGCCCCACACCCGTGAACGCCGCACACCTGTGTGAAGAAATCAGCCTGCAGGACCAGGTCGAGGCTGGGCCGCTCCGCGGGGTCCGGCGCCAAGAGGCGCGCGATGAGGCACCGGGCGCCGGGCGAGAGGTGAGCCGGTTCCGGGTAGCGGCCCTCGCGGATATTTTGGTACATCTCCAACAGGGGTGCCGCCGGGAACGGCGGGGTGCCAGTCAGCACCAGGTACCTGGGCCGGGTAGGGGGCAGGGAACTGGGTGCCTATTTGCACCTGTCTTGGACAGTCAGGGTTCATTTGCCCTTACCTGTGCACACCTGGCCGCACCTGTCTACTCCCATGTCCCTACGCTGTACATCCTCTGCATCACGTCCCCATACCTGCCCTGCATCTGCTCACACCTGGTCATTCCTGTGCACCTCGCCCCACCCTGCTCAGATCCTAGCACCTGTCTGCACCTGTCCACACCTGTCGGCACCTTTCCAATTCTGGTTTATGCATGCAGACACCTGCTCTGCTCCAGCACGCATCTCACACCTGTACATACACCCACGTGCCTGGGTCAGCCTAGGCAACCCCTACATGCCCGCACTTATACACACCTCGAACCAGCCCACACCTCTATGCACACTTGCCCGTGTGCCGCCTTGCTCATACATCCTCACTATTCATCTTGCAGTCAGATGATGCCAAGCTCATATTCCTACCTGCCCCCATACCTGTACACACCTGCCCACGTCTGTCCTGTGCATGCTGCCACCTGCCCACACCTGGCCTCACCTGGGCAGTCCTGCCCATCTTCCCGAATTCAGGGTTCCACTCACATGATGCAGCCCAGAGCCCAGATGTCCGACTGGCAGGAGTGCCCGTTCCTGGAGACAACCTCTGGAGCCAGGAAGTTTGGGGTCCCGCAGAGCCCTCTGTAAGGGGGATCACCACGGGGGATGGGGTGCTCAGGAAGGCTGGAGGCCCCATGCCAGATGTGGGGTCCCCTGTGCCCACCCAAAGAGACTGCCCAGAGACCCTGTTCTCACCTGTGGCAGCGGCCCCCAGGCCCCaccctggcagccagccccaggtcTCCAATCTTCACCTCCATGTTCtcgttaaggaagaaattacctgtgagggggggtgggggggttgctGCATATGATGGTGGGAGGCGCTCCACACCCCCCACCCTGCCATCACCCCCTTTCCCTGCACTCACTGAGCTTCAGGTCTCGGTGAACGATGCACCGCCGGTGGAGGTAGGCCAGGCCGCTGATCACGCCCCGCAGGTAATAGCGCACCTCTGGTTCTGTCAGGGTCTGCCGTGCCTTCAGCACGTGGGCCAGAGACTGCAGGGGACAGGTAGGCAGCGGCGTCAGCCCTGGGTAGACACAAGGTGGGCTCAGATGAACTCAAGTATGGTGAATTCAAGAGGCCAAGAAGGTAAAGGTGAGTTCGACTTGCCCAAGGTAGGCATGGCT contains:
- the PLK5 gene encoding inactive serine/threonine-protein kinase PLK5 gives rise to the protein MEPGPRRQRGSLPVAPAFLRDPDSGRVYRRGELIGEGASGRCYKLTDMSTSAVFAVKVVPRGGSGPGRLGLRGKVEREIALHSCLRHRNIVAFHGHFSDRDHVYLVLEYCSRQVPLQSLAHVLKARQTLTEPEVRYYLRGVISGLAYLHRRCIVHRDLKLSNFFLNENMEVKIGDLGLAARVGPGGRCHRGLCGTPNFLAPEVVSRNGHSCQSDIWALGCIMYLVLTGTPPFPAAPLLEMYQNIREGRYPEPAHLSPGARCLIARLLAPDPAERPSLDLVLQADFFTQGFTPARLPPYSCRSSPIFAIPQPLGRLFRKVGRLMLPQCRPTCPSIPEEAPRPAGGLESDSIEWGSEDSPSERRAPRPESPIHLLTQGTLRREPAGPEGSPWPEVEAAIRSLQLCLDTGPPALQDPPGEQQPILWASQWVDYSSKYGFGYQLSDGGSGVLFRDGTHMSLCPPDGQVCYMPHRRRLQTFPLGDVPATLAAKLAILRLVLQYLQQRLREEGPLPMPTRPLGPSPCLLRFLISKPAVLLIFSNRTVQVSFSGDQARLVLSGKGQHLLLTLWEQGRPGVSYPLGVLWSHGCAPATRQHLCQALRLLQSIE